GAAGCCGAAGACTACCAATGGGCCCTCGAGCTCGCCGATCATGTTAAATGGCTCCCAGACGCCGACCGCTCACAGGCTCGCCAAGTCAAGATCCAAGCCCTCCGCGCCCTCGCCGCCAGAGAATACAACGCGCCGAATCGTAACTACTACCTAAGCTACGCCAACGAACTTGAATCCGGCAAACTCAGCACAATATGGTTCTAAGCGATGAGATAAAATGAGCAAGACGCCCTAAAATCCGAGCGACCAAAGGACTACAACAAACCTGTGCTTGCTCCAGCAAGAGGGCAGTTCCGTCTCGAATGAATAATTGCTTCAGGCATTCAATCCTTTGGGCGCCATGTGCTGACTGCGCCACTGACCGGGTGGCACGCCGGTCGCCGTAGTAAACACTCGGTAAAAGTAACGCACATCCTCGTAGCCAACATGCGCGGCGATGCTCTATCAAAACGAAAACAAATACGAACAAGAGATGCTCGAGCGTTTGCGGCATCCCCCCCTGACATCTCCTGGCTCGCCGCCGTCATCTGTGCCATGTGGAACGAGCCGCAGGCCGAAACGCGCTGCTACAGGCGATCCATACCAAGGAAACGGGCATCGAAGCACCTGCGCTGTCACGCGGCTCCTTCAATCAACACATCGACGTGCCCAACTACTTTCCCGAGATGAATCAAGCCATCGTCGACGCCTACGATGCAGGAAAGCTCTTTTCAGAAAACGCCACCCCCTGGGCCATGCCCGCGCAGTCAATTGATCTGACAAGCCTTCAAACATGAAAGAAGGCACTCGACCACAATAGAATCTGAAAAAAGTAGTCAAAGCAGGCTTGAAGGAATCACAGTCCACCACACCCAGATCCTCCGGGATACGCATACCGATGCGATGCGCATATTGATAGATGGCAGCCGCGTTCCAGGGCGGCGTCGATGTGCAAGGCTATTTCCTCTGATCCTTCATGGACAACTTCGAATGGGGCGAAGGCTACGGTATCCGTTTTGGCATTACCCACATGGACTACCAGACACTGAAACGAACTCCGAAATTAAGTGCCTATTGGTATTTTAAAGTCATCAGTCAAAATGCACTCTATCCAAGCCCGGCAGATGATCTAAAATCCAATTACCAGCAGAACGCTCTGCAAGCGTCCGTTTCTTAGGCTCGAACCGGATTCAGGCGTAAGTTGAGTTCAGAGCTTGAAAGCAACAGGAGGGCGAACGTCTCCGTGAGCCGCGAGACGGCGTGACACGCATCCTTCTCGCTAATCCAAGAAAATTGCATAAAAATACTCTCCAGTACCCAAGCCTAACTGAGTCCAAACTTTTGTTCCGAAGAATTATCCCCTTTGAATTTCTTCCAACAACTGAGTCAAACGTTCCACGACTTCAGGGTATTGATCATAAACATTGTTCGATTCAGAAATGTCCTGCTCAAGATCGTATAATTGAATTTTGGGTAGCTTCTCGATGCCGGGCTTGGGCGGCCCCATACTCCCGGCCCCTGCGCCTAAAATCAACTTCCACTTTCCTTGTCGGATGGCAAAGAGACCATCAAATGAATGATGCACCGTAGACTCACGCAGAGCCTGATTCGTGGTCTGCCCCAGCATGGCGGGTAAAACATTGACACTATCTTCACCGGCTCCGACTGGCAACGGTTGACCTATAATCGCCGCGCAAGTGGCGAGCAGATCGGTCAGACAGGTGGTCTCGTCAGATTGGCTACCGGCCGCCACGACGCCAGGCCAACGCAACAAATAAGGCACCCGGTGGCCTCCTTCATGAATGTCTCCTTTTTTCCCACGATAGATATAACTGGATTGGTGCCCTTTGACCTGATGCGGTTTATAGTTCACAGGAAGCAGCGAACCATTATCCGAGGTAAAAATGACAATGGTATCATCCGATAAACCGCTTGCTTCCAAAGCCTCAAAAATGGCACCGACGGCGGCGTCCGTTTGTAGACAAAAGTCTGCATACGGACTTAAATCGCTCTGCCCCTGAAACGCTTCGGAAGGAACGATTGGTTGGTGCGGCGAAGTCAGCGGTAAATATAGAAAAAACGGCTGATCCTTCGTCTG
The nucleotide sequence above comes from Coraliomargarita algicola. Encoded proteins:
- a CDS encoding AraC family transcriptional regulator, yielding MAAHVGYEDVRYFYRVFTTATGVPPGQWRSQHMAPKGLNA
- a CDS encoding family 1 glycosylhydrolase, coding for MDNFEWGEGYGIRFGITHMDYQTLKRTPKLSAYWYFKVISQNALYPSPADDLKSNYQQNALQASVS
- a CDS encoding sulfatase-like hydrolase/transferase, which encodes MKNTLCDWMKPWRSRGLAAMLCCMAVSLHAKTSPNIVYILADDMGYGDVSALNPDSKIQTPNIDRLAAEGMHFTDAHSGSAVCTPTRYGILTGRYSWRTRLKSGVLYGYDPHLIENDRVTVASYLRSNGYRTACIGKWHIGMDFPSTDGKPASAKNTDWNGVIENGPVDNGFDHFFGISASLNMDPYIYIEDDRFVGECTTTKNFDTRGRKSKAGIAHEDFEAVDALPMIVDKSVEYIHQQTKDQPFFLYLPLTSPHQPIVPSEAFQGQSDLSPYADFCLQTDAAVGAIFEALEASGLSDDTIVIFTSDNGSLLPVNYKPHQVKGHQSSYIYRGKKGDIHEGGHRVPYLLRWPGVVAAGSQSDETTCLTDLLATCAAIIGQPLPVGAGEDSVNVLPAMLGQTTNQALRESTVHHSFDGLFAIRQGKWKLILGAGAGSMGPPKPGIEKLPKIQLYDLEQDISESNNVYDQYPEVVERLTQLLEEIQRG